Within Streptomyces roseirectus, the genomic segment CCTTATGGGCAGGTCGCGTTGACTCAGGCAGCCTGACGGATCGGCGCCGGCGTCCACACGGGACGGATCGGCCGCGAGCCGGGACCGCCGACGTGCGAGAACGGCTGCGTACGCCAGTCGAGCCCCTGAGGCAGCGTCAACACCGGGGCGATGTCCTGCTCCTGACGCTGGAACGCCTCGTCGGCCGAACGGGCGTCCGCCGCCGAACGGCCGGTACCGGCGCAGACCGTGAGCCCGAACGGGTTCCACGGCGACGCGCACAGCGCGTGCTCCGGCAGGACCCGCTCGTCCGCCAGCAACGCGATCGGCCGCGCGCAGTCCGGGCAGACCACCCGGAGCGTGTCGGCGGTGTCGTACGCGTCGAACTCGTCGTCGGCGTAACCGTCTTCGTCGGGTTCGACGCCCTCCGGGGCGAGTTCGACGGAACGGAGCCGCTTGGGCGCGGTACGACCAGGGCGGTTGGCACTCTGCATGGGATTCTCCCCCTCGGGCTGGGGCCGTGAAGGCGCTGCGGCCTCGACCACAGCAAGCACTTCCCACCCGGTCTCGGCGGTAATCACGGGAGCATCACGGAGCACGCTCGAGTGCTGTGGCGTTCGTCACATGCCAGCGGGAGTTGTCAGGTCGCCCCCGCACCGCCCCGGCCGCCCCTCCCGCCCCACCCGTACATCACGAACAGGCTATGACCTGCGCTGTATAGGTATACGAAGAGTTCAAGCGCACTGTAGGTTCTGCGCCATGGAGGAGCTGGACCGACAGATCGTGCAGCTGCTCGTCAAGGACGGGCGGATGAGCTACACCGACCTGGGCAAGGCCACGGGCCTGTCCACGTCGGCCGTGCACCAACGGGTGCGCCGGCTGGAGCAGCGGGGAGTCATCCGCGGCTACGCGGCCGTCGTCGACCCCGAGGCCGTCGGCCTGCCCATGACCGCGTTCATCTCGGTCAAACCGTTCGACCCCAGCGCCCCCGACGACATCGCCGACCGCCTCTCCGGCGTCCCCGAGATCGAGGCGTGCCACAGCGTCGCCGGCGACGAGAACTACATCCTCAAGGTCCGCGTGGCGACCCCGCACGAACTGGAGGAGCTGCTGGGCCGTCTGCGCGCGCTCGCGGGCGTGTCGACCCGGACGACGGTCGTGCTCTCCACCCCGTACGAGGCACGCCCGCCGAGGATCTGAACGGGACGGCCTCAAGGCGCGGCCGGATCCATGGGGCGCCGTCCGAGGATGTCAGTGGCACGCGCGACACTGTCCCCCATGAGTGAGCGCACCCCCGACCCCCAGACCGTCCTGCTCCGCAGAGGAGAGGTCCACAGCCCCGCCGACCCCTTCGCGACCGCGATGGTCGTCGAGCGCGGCCAAGTCGCCTGGGTGGGCTCCGAGGGCGCGGCGGACGCGTTCGCGGACGGCGTCGACGCCGTCATCGACCTGGACGGCGCCCTCGTCACCCCCGCGTTCACCGACGCCCACGTCCACACCACCTCCACCGGCCTCGCCCTGACCGGCCTCGACCTCTCGGACGCGCCCTCCCTGGCCGACGCCCTCGCACGCGTACGCGCGTTCGCCGAGGCCCGCCCCGCCGACAAGGTCCTCCTCGGACACGGCTGGGACGCCTCCCGCTGGCCCGGCGGCCGCCCGCCCACGCGCGCGGAGCTGGACGAGGCGACCGGCGGGCGCCCGCTGTACCTGTCCCGTATCGACGTCCACTCGGCCGTCGTCACCACCGCCCTCCTCGACCTCACGACGCTGGGCCGCCCCGAGGGCCCGCTCACCGCCGACGCCCACCACGCCGTGCGCGCGGCGGCGTTCGCGGCCGTGACGCCGGCCCAGCGCACCGAGGCCCAGCGCGCCGCCCTCGCGCGCGCGGCCTCCCTCGGTATCGGCTCGGTCCACGAGTGCGCCGGCCCCGAGATCTCCTCCGAGGACGACTTCACCGGCCTCCTGAACCTCGCCGCCGAGCAGACCGGCCCGCGCGTCGTCGGCTACTGGGCCGAGCGGGACGTCGCCAAGGCGCGCGAACTCGGCGCGGTGGGCGCGGCGGGCGACCTCTTCGTCGACGGCGCCCTCGGCTCCCACACGGCCTGCCTGCACGCCCCCTACGCCGACGACCCCGGCACCGGCCTCGCCCACCTGGACGCCGACGCCGTCGCCGCCCACGTCGTCGCCTGCACCGAGGCGGGCCTCCAGGCGGGGTTCCACGCGATCGGCGACGCCGCCGTCACCACCGTCGTCCAGGGCTTCCGCGCCGCCGCCGAGAAGGCCGGCCTCGCCCGCGTCCGCGCCGCCCGCCACCGCGTCGAGCACGCCGAGATGCTGGACGCCGACTCCATCGCCGCCTTCGCCGACCTGGGCCTCACCGCGTCCGTGCAGCCCGCCTTCGACGCGCTGTGGGGCGGCGCGGACGGCATGTACGCGCAGCGGCTCGGCGCGGACCGCGCGCGGGGGCTCAACCCCTTCGCGGCCCTCCTGCGCGCGGGCGTGCCCCTCGCCTTCGGCTCCGACAGCCCCGTCACCCCGCTCGACCCCTGGGGCACCGTCCGCGCCGCCGCCTTCCACCACACCCCCGAGCACCGCGTCTCCGTCCGCGCCGCCTTCACCGCCCACACGCGCGGCGGCTGGCGCGCGATCGGCCGCGACGACGCGGGCGTCCTCGTCCCCGGCGCCCCCGCCGACTACGCCGTCTGGCACACCGACGAACTCATCGTCCAGGCCCCCGACGACCGCGTTGCCCGCTGGTCCACCGACCCCCGCTCCGGCACCCCGGGCCTCCCGGACCTGACCCCGGGCCGAGACCTGCCGGTGTGCCTGCGGACGGTGGTCGGGGGGCGGACGGTGTTCGAGCGGTAGGGAGAGATAGGGGGCAGTAGGGAGAGGTAGAGAGCGGCAGAGAAGGGGTAGCGCGGGCGCGCCGGGGAAGCGAGGGGAGTACACCCCGGCGGTGCGGCGTGAGGCGTTCGGTCGGCTGTGTGGCCGGCCCGGCAGCGGCGAGCCCGTCCGGCTGGGCGCCCCCGCAGCGGCGAGCCCGTCCGGTTGGGTGCCCCGCGGCGCCGAGCCCCCACCCCGGCACCCTGCGCCGAGCCCCCACCCCGGCCTCGCCCCCGCGCGGAGCCCTCCGTAAACCTCCCCTACGCCCGCCCGGGTGACCCCCACCCCCCTCCGGCCCGAGGATCACCCGTCTGCGCGGGCTCGCCCGGCGGTGGTCGTCTCCCCTCTGACCAGGGCGTTGAGGAGAGAAGCGCAGGTCGAACGGCTGTTGACAGCGTGCGGCGGGGGGCGGGTAGGTTCGGCGGAGTCCACTGCCGGACGCCCCGCCGGAGAACCTCCACGGCTCGCCGCGGCGCCACTGGGTCAGGGACGGTGCACCGGCCGGGGCACCGCCACTGGGAGCCAGGCCCAGCGCTCGCAAAGCGGCGACGGAACGTTCCGCCGAACGGGGAGGTGCGACCCGGGTGAGGCCCGGCGTTCAGTAGACAACGGCTTTCGGTCGACCCGCAGCCAGCGGGCCCCAGGTCGGCCCGAAGGGCGCCGGGCCTCCACCCGCAGAGTTAACCTCGCGCACGACCCCCGTCCACCCCGATGTCAGGGAACCGGACGGGCGGGCGCGCACTCTTACCCCACTCTTGGGGTTTCGACACCACTGTGTACGCCATCCGGCATGTCGCCGCAGGCGGCGCGCACTATGGTGGTCCCCTGCGTTCGACTTGAAGGGGTAGTGGTGAACGACGGCGACGGGACCCTCTCGGCACCGGACCGCGAGCGGCGGTTCGGCCCCCTGGGCACGGCCTTGGTGATCATTCCGACCTACAACGAGGCGGAGAACATCAAGCGCATCGTCGGCCGGGTGCGCAAGGCGGTCCCCGAGGCCCACATCCTCGTGGCGGACGACAACAGCCCCGACGGCACCGGCAAGCTCGCGGACGAGCTGGCCGCCGAGGACGACCACGTCCACGTCATGCATCGCAAGGGCAAGGAGGGCCTGGGCGCCGCCTACCTCGCCGGTTTCCGCTGGGGCCTGGAGCATGACTACGGCGTCCTGGTCGAGATGGACGCCGACGGCTCCCACCAGCCCGAGGAACTGCCCCGCCTGCTGACCGCCCTCAAGAGCGCCGACCTGGTCCTCGGCTCCCGCTGGGTCCCCGGCGGCCGGGTGGTCAACTGGCCCAAGACCCGCGAGTTCATCTCCCGGGGCGGCAGCTTCTACTCCCGCCTCGCGCTCGACCTGTCCCTGCGCGACATCACCGGCGGCTACCGCGCCTTCCGCCGCGAGACCCTGGAAGGGCTCGGCCTCGAAGAGGTCGCCTCGCAGGGCTACTGCTTCCAGGTCGACCTGGCCCGCCGCGCGGTGAAGGCCGGGTTCCACGTCGTCGAGGTCCCCATCACCTTCGTCGAGCGCGAACTCGGCGACTCGAAGATGAGCCGGGACATCATGGTCGAGGCCCTGTGGCGGGTCACCGCGTGGGGCGCCTCGGAGCGCGTCGGCAAGATCACCGGCAAGGGCGCCAAGCCGGCCCAGGCCCGGCGTACGGAGGGGCGGCAGCCGTAGCCCTCGGGGCGATACGGGTGTTTATGCCGCTCTGAGCCGCCGCCAGGCACACTGGAGGCATGACTGGCGCATCGACCCCCGTGTCCTCCGTCCGGCCCCCGCGCTCCCGGCTGCGGACGTTCCTGCCGCTCGGGATCGCGGCCTGGCTGGTGCTGGAGATCTGGCTGCTGACCGTGGTGGCGAAGGCGGCGAGCGGTTTCGTCGTCTTCCTGCTGCTGGCCGCCGGGATCGTGCTGGGCTCGGTGGTCATCAAGCGCGCGGGCCGCAGGGCCTTCGGGGCGCTGAACGAGGCGCTGCAGCGCGGCGGCGCCCCTGCGGAGAGCAGCGGCGGCAACGGCTTCATGATGCTCGGCGGCCTCTTCCTGATGCTGCCGGGCCTGATCTCCGACGCCCTGGGCCTCGTCCTGCTGATCCCCCCGGTCCAGAAGGCCCTCTCCGCCTACGCGGAGCGCACGGTGGAGCGCAAGCTCCGCGCGGCCGCCCCCGGCACCCTGGGCGACGCCTTCCAGCAGGCCCGTATGCACCGCCCCGACGGCAAGGTTGTCCAGGGCGAGGTCATCAGGGAGGACGGCACCAGGGCGGACGGGCCGCAGGACCAGCGCCCGCCGCTGACGTACTGATCCGGGCAGCCCTCCGGGCAGCCGAAAGACCGCGGGCGCCGTACGTGAAACTCACGTACGGCGCCCGCGGTCATCTCAGCTGATGTGCGCCGAACCCCGGCCCGGAGGGGCTAGGCCGACTTGCGGCTGTCCCGAGGATGCACCGCGAGGTTCATCGCCCCGGACCGCAGCACGGCAAGACGCTCCTCAAGGACCTCTTCGAGCTCCTCGCGGGTGCGCCGCTCCATCAACATGTCCCAATGCGTACGCGCGGGCTTGGCCTTCTTCTCCTCCGGGCCGTCGCCGTCCACGAGGAGTGCCTGCGCACCGCAGACCTTGCACTCCCACTCCGGCGGGATCTCCGCCTCGACCGAGAAGGGCATCTCGAATCGATGCCCCTTCTCGCATGCGTACTCCACGGCCTGGCGCGGGGCCAGGTCGATGCCGCGGTCCGTCTCGTAGCTGGTCACCACGAGGCGCGTGCCGCGAAGAGCTCGCTCACTCATGAATCGTGCCTCCCGGGCTTGTCGCCCACAGGACAGGTGTCGCTGTCGTCGTCATCCGGTCAACGTCCGGGCGGCGGTAAAGATTCCCGTCCCGAGTCCCGTTCCGGGTCGTGCGTCGCCGTCGTAGCCGCAGCCTTGTCAACCAGTGCAGTACCCACAGGCGCCCGCTTTGTCACATCTGATCGGAGATGTAACCCAGCGTTTCGGCATCTTTGACGCGCAGTAACGGTACGCCTGGCAGGCCAAACGCGTACACTACCGCCCTTTCGCGCTGAGCGCTAAATCTTCTCGGGTACGGGATTTCCCGCGTCGCCGATCGCCCGCCGCACCGGCACCCGCGCGAGCAGCACGAACCCGACGACGAAGAAGACCACCAGGGAGATGATCGCGTCCCGGTAACTACCGGTCAGTTGGTAGGTGACCCCGAACAGCAGCGGGCCCAGCCAGCTCATGCCCCGGTCGCTCATCTCGTACGCCGAGAAGTACTCGGCCTCCTTCCCGGGCGGTACCAGGTGTGAGAACAGCGACCGGGACAGGGCCTGGCTGCCGCCGAGAACCATCCCGATGGCCGCGGCGAGCAGGAAGAAGCCGACCGGGTTCCCGGCGGGCAGGAAGTAGCCCGCGCCCAGCGTGAGCGTCCAGGCCGCCAGGGACCCCAGAATCGTCCGCTTGGCCCCGTACGTCCGGGCGAGCCGCCCCATCCCCAGCGCGCCCGCGACCGCCAGCACCTGCACCAGCAGGACGGCCGTGAT encodes:
- a CDS encoding RNA polymerase-binding protein RbpA; its protein translation is MSERALRGTRLVVTSYETDRGIDLAPRQAVEYACEKGHRFEMPFSVEAEIPPEWECKVCGAQALLVDGDGPEEKKAKPARTHWDMLMERRTREELEEVLEERLAVLRSGAMNLAVHPRDSRKSA
- the fxsA gene encoding FxsA family membrane protein — protein: MTGASTPVSSVRPPRSRLRTFLPLGIAAWLVLEIWLLTVVAKAASGFVVFLLLAAGIVLGSVVIKRAGRRAFGALNEALQRGGAPAESSGGNGFMMLGGLFLMLPGLISDALGLVLLIPPVQKALSAYAERTVERKLRAAAPGTLGDAFQQARMHRPDGKVVQGEVIREDGTRADGPQDQRPPLTY
- a CDS encoding polyprenol monophosphomannose synthase, which gives rise to MNDGDGTLSAPDRERRFGPLGTALVIIPTYNEAENIKRIVGRVRKAVPEAHILVADDNSPDGTGKLADELAAEDDHVHVMHRKGKEGLGAAYLAGFRWGLEHDYGVLVEMDADGSHQPEELPRLLTALKSADLVLGSRWVPGGRVVNWPKTREFISRGGSFYSRLALDLSLRDITGGYRAFRRETLEGLGLEEVASQGYCFQVDLARRAVKAGFHVVEVPITFVERELGDSKMSRDIMVEALWRVTAWGASERVGKITGKGAKPAQARRTEGRQP
- a CDS encoding Lrp/AsnC family transcriptional regulator, whose protein sequence is MEELDRQIVQLLVKDGRMSYTDLGKATGLSTSAVHQRVRRLEQRGVIRGYAAVVDPEAVGLPMTAFISVKPFDPSAPDDIADRLSGVPEIEACHSVAGDENYILKVRVATPHELEELLGRLRALAGVSTRTTVVLSTPYEARPPRI
- a CDS encoding amidohydrolase codes for the protein MSERTPDPQTVLLRRGEVHSPADPFATAMVVERGQVAWVGSEGAADAFADGVDAVIDLDGALVTPAFTDAHVHTTSTGLALTGLDLSDAPSLADALARVRAFAEARPADKVLLGHGWDASRWPGGRPPTRAELDEATGGRPLYLSRIDVHSAVVTTALLDLTTLGRPEGPLTADAHHAVRAAAFAAVTPAQRTEAQRAALARAASLGIGSVHECAGPEISSEDDFTGLLNLAAEQTGPRVVGYWAERDVAKARELGAVGAAGDLFVDGALGSHTACLHAPYADDPGTGLAHLDADAVAAHVVACTEAGLQAGFHAIGDAAVTTVVQGFRAAAEKAGLARVRAARHRVEHAEMLDADSIAAFADLGLTASVQPAFDALWGGADGMYAQRLGADRARGLNPFAALLRAGVPLAFGSDSPVTPLDPWGTVRAAAFHHTPEHRVSVRAAFTAHTRGGWRAIGRDDAGVLVPGAPADYAVWHTDELIVQAPDDRVARWSTDPRSGTPGLPDLTPGRDLPVCLRTVVGGRTVFER